A stretch of Aerococcaceae bacterium zg-252 DNA encodes these proteins:
- the rplW gene encoding 50S ribosomal protein L23, protein MQLSEVVLRPIITEQTVRLMDENKYTFEVDRRANKTHVKQAVEAMFEGVKVAKVNTINVDGKAKRMGRYQGFTRKYKKAIVTLKPESKTIELFGQEAE, encoded by the coding sequence ATGCAATTATCAGAAGTAGTATTACGTCCGATTATTACTGAACAAACAGTTCGTTTAATGGATGAAAATAAATATACTTTCGAAGTTGACCGTCGTGCGAATAAAACTCACGTGAAACAAGCGGTAGAAGCAATGTTCGAAGGTGTTAAAGTTGCTAAAGTAAACACAATTAATGTTGACGGTAAAGCTAAACGTATGGGTCGTTACCAAGGTTTCACTCGTAAATACAAAAAAGCAATCGTAACATTAAAACCAGAATCAAAAACAATCGAATTGTTTGGCCAAGAAGCTGAATAA
- the rplB gene encoding 50S ribosomal protein L2, protein MAIKHYKPTSNGRRNMTGYDFSEITASKPEKSLLSSQKQKAGRNNQGKITVRHQGGGNKRAYRVIDFKRNKDGVIGTIATIEYDPNRSANIALVHYEDGIKTYIIAPKGLKVGQKIESGADADIQIGNALPLANIPVGSVIHNIELKPGKGAQLIRSAGTSAQVLGHEGKYTLVRLNSGEVRMILSTCRATIGTVGNEQHELINIGKAGRSRWMSKRPEVRGSVMNPNDHPHGGGEGRAPIGRKSPMSPWGKPTLGRKTRNTKKKSSKLIIRGRKK, encoded by the coding sequence GTGGCTATTAAACATTACAAACCGACCTCTAACGGCCGTCGTAATATGACAGGCTATGATTTCTCAGAAATTACAGCTTCTAAGCCAGAGAAATCTCTATTATCAAGCCAAAAACAAAAAGCAGGTCGTAATAACCAAGGTAAAATCACAGTTCGTCACCAAGGTGGTGGAAATAAACGTGCTTACCGTGTGATCGACTTCAAACGTAATAAAGATGGTGTTATCGGAACAATCGCTACAATCGAGTACGATCCAAACCGTTCAGCAAACATCGCTTTAGTACATTATGAAGACGGTATTAAAACATACATTATCGCACCTAAAGGCTTGAAAGTAGGTCAAAAAATTGAGTCAGGTGCTGATGCAGATATTCAAATCGGAAATGCATTGCCATTAGCAAACATTCCAGTAGGTTCTGTTATCCACAATATCGAATTAAAACCTGGTAAAGGTGCTCAGTTAATTCGTTCAGCAGGAACAAGTGCTCAAGTATTAGGTCACGAAGGTAAATACACTTTAGTTCGTTTGAACTCAGGTGAAGTGCGTATGATTTTATCAACTTGTCGTGCAACAATCGGTACTGTTGGTAATGAACAACACGAATTAATTAACATTGGTAAAGCAGGTCGTTCTCGTTGGATGTCTAAACGTCCTGAAGTACGTGGATCTGTAATGAACCCGAATGATCACCCACACGGTGGTGGTGAAGGTCGTGCACCTATCGGTCGTAAATCTCCAATGTCACCATGGGGTAAACCAACACTTGGTAGAAAAACTCGTAATACTAAGAAAAAATCTAGCAAGTTAATCATCCGTGGACGTAAAAAATAG
- the rpsS gene encoding 30S ribosomal protein S19, with protein sequence MSRSLKKGPFVDAHLMKKVEEQNESSKKQVIKTWSRRSTIFPNFIGLTIAVYDGRKHVPVYVQEDMVGHKLGEFVPTRTYKGHAADDKKTKKR encoded by the coding sequence GTGAGTCGTAGTTTGAAAAAAGGGCCTTTCGTTGATGCTCATTTAATGAAAAAAGTTGAAGAGCAAAATGAAAGCAGCAAAAAACAAGTAATCAAGACATGGTCACGTCGTTCAACAATCTTCCCTAATTTTATTGGGTTAACAATTGCTGTATATGATGGACGCAAACATGTACCAGTGTATGTTCAAGAAGATATGGTTGGACATAAATTAGGTGAATTTGTCCCAACTCGTACATATAAAGGACATGCTGCTGACGATAAAAAGACTAAGAAACGCTAA
- the rplV gene encoding 50S ribosomal protein L22 → MSEQITSAKAIAKTVRIAPRKVRLVVDLIRGKQIGEAMAILKFTPRAASPIVEKVLKSAIANAEHNYDLDLENLYVSEAYVNEGPTLKRFRPRAKGSASPINKRTSHITVVVSEKEEA, encoded by the coding sequence ATGTCAGAACAAATTACATCTGCAAAAGCAATCGCTAAAACAGTTCGTATTGCCCCTCGTAAGGTTCGTTTAGTAGTCGATCTTATTAGAGGTAAGCAAATTGGTGAAGCAATGGCGATTTTAAAATTCACGCCAAGAGCTGCATCTCCAATTGTAGAAAAAGTATTAAAATCAGCTATTGCAAATGCTGAACATAACTATGATTTAGATTTAGAAAACTTATACGTAAGTGAAGCGTACGTTAATGAAGGACCAACACTTAAACGTTTCCGTCCACGTGCGAAAGGATCAGCTTCGCCAATCAACAAACGTACAAGCCACATTACAGTTGTGGTATCAGAAAAAGAGGAGGCTTAA
- the rpsC gene encoding 30S ribosomal protein S3 produces MGQKVHPIGMRVGIIRDWDAKWYADKQYAEFLHEDLRIRKFLYKKLADASVSTIQIERASNRVVVTIHTAKPGMVIGKGGAEVDAIRAELNKLTDKKVHINIVEIKKPELDAKLVAEDIARQLENRVAFRRAQKQAIQRTMKAGAQGIKTMVSGRLNGADMARTESYSEGTVPLHTLRSDIDYAWEEADTTYGKLGIKVWICRGEILPQRNNSEKGGN; encoded by the coding sequence ATGGGTCAAAAAGTACATCCAATTGGTATGCGTGTAGGCATCATCCGTGATTGGGATGCTAAATGGTATGCTGATAAACAGTATGCTGAATTTTTACACGAAGATTTACGCATCCGTAAATTCTTATACAAAAAATTAGCAGATGCCTCTGTATCAACAATTCAAATCGAACGTGCATCTAACCGTGTTGTTGTGACTATCCACACTGCTAAACCAGGTATGGTTATCGGTAAAGGTGGCGCTGAAGTTGATGCAATTCGCGCTGAATTAAATAAATTAACAGACAAAAAAGTACACATTAACATTGTGGAAATTAAAAAACCTGAATTAGACGCAAAATTAGTTGCTGAAGACATTGCGCGTCAATTAGAAAACCGTGTAGCATTCCGTCGTGCTCAAAAACAAGCGATTCAACGTACAATGAAAGCTGGCGCTCAAGGAATTAAAACAATGGTTTCTGGTCGTTTAAATGGTGCAGATATGGCTCGTACTGAAAGCTATTCTGAAGGAACTGTTCCTTTACATACATTACGTTCAGACATTGACTACGCTTGGGAAGAAGCAGATACTACATACGGTAAATTAGGAATTAAAGTATGGATTTGTCGTGGTGAAATCTTACCACAACGCAACAACTCTGAGAAAGGAGGGAACTAA
- the rplP gene encoding 50S ribosomal protein L16: MLVPKRVKHRREFRGKMRGEAKGGKQIDFGTYGLRATESHWITNRQIEAARIAMTRYMKRGGKVWIKIFPHKSYTAKAIGVRMGSGKGAPEGWVAPVKRGKIMFEVAGVSEEIAREALRLASHKLPVKTKFVKREEYGGESNAN; encoded by the coding sequence ATGTTAGTACCAAAACGTGTAAAACACCGTCGTGAATTCCGTGGTAAAATGCGTGGAGAAGCAAAAGGTGGTAAACAAATCGATTTCGGGACTTATGGTTTACGTGCAACTGAATCTCACTGGATTACAAACCGTCAAATCGAAGCAGCCCGTATTGCAATGACTCGTTACATGAAACGTGGTGGGAAAGTATGGATTAAAATCTTCCCTCACAAATCTTATACTGCAAAAGCTATCGGGGTTCGTATGGGTTCTGGTAAAGGGGCACCTGAAGGTTGGGTTGCACCAGTTAAACGCGGTAAAATTATGTTTGAAGTAGCTGGTGTTTCTGAAGAGATTGCACGTGAAGCATTACGTTTAGCGTCTCACAAATTGCCAGTGAAAACTAAATTCGTAAAACGTGAAGAATATGGTGGTGAATCGAATGCAAATTAA
- the rpmC gene encoding 50S ribosomal protein L29, giving the protein MQIKDIRELSTAEMVAKEQEFKKELFNLRFQLATGQLENTARLRQVRKTIARIKTVLREQELSK; this is encoded by the coding sequence ATGCAAATTAAAGATATTAGAGAATTATCCACTGCTGAAATGGTAGCGAAAGAGCAAGAATTTAAGAAAGAATTATTTAATCTTCGATTCCAATTAGCAACTGGACAATTAGAAAACACTGCCCGTTTACGTCAAGTACGTAAAACAATTGCTCGTATCAAAACAGTCTTGCGTGAGCAAGAGTTGTCTAAGTAA
- the rpsQ gene encoding 30S ribosomal protein S17 has protein sequence MTETRNQRKVYQGRVVSDKMDKTITVQVDTRKTHPKYGKRVKYSKKYKAHDELNSAKEGDIVRIMETRPLSATKRFRLLEIVEEAVII, from the coding sequence ATGACTGAAACACGCAATCAACGTAAAGTATACCAAGGTCGTGTTGTATCTGACAAAATGGATAAAACTATCACAGTTCAAGTAGATACTCGTAAAACACATCCTAAATACGGTAAACGCGTTAAATACTCTAAAAAATACAAAGCACATGATGAATTGAACAGTGCAAAAGAAGGCGACATCGTACGTATCATGGAAACTCGTCCATTATCTGCTACGAAACGCTTCCGCTTATTAGAGATTGTTGAAGAAGCAGTAATCATCTAA
- the rplN gene encoding 50S ribosomal protein L14: MIQTESRLKVADNSGAREVLTIRVLGGSGRKTANIGDVIVATVKHATPGGVVKKGDVVKAVIVRTKSGARRKDGSYIKFDENACVIIRDDKSPRGTRIFGPVARELRDNNYMKIVSLAPEVL, from the coding sequence ATGATTCAAACAGAAAGTCGATTAAAAGTTGCCGACAACTCAGGTGCACGTGAAGTCTTAACTATTAGAGTTTTAGGTGGATCTGGACGTAAAACTGCTAATATTGGGGATGTAATTGTTGCAACGGTTAAACATGCAACACCCGGTGGAGTTGTTAAGAAAGGTGACGTAGTCAAAGCTGTAATCGTTCGTACTAAATCAGGAGCTCGTCGTAAAGATGGTTCTTATATCAAGTTTGACGAAAATGCTTGCGTTATTATTCGTGATGATAAGAGCCCACGTGGTACGCGTATCTTTGGACCAGTTGCACGTGAATTACGTGACAACAACTACATGAAGATTGTTTCACTAGCTCCAGAAGTTCTGTAA
- the rplX gene encoding 50S ribosomal protein L24, translated as MRIKKGDKVQLIAGKDKGKQGTVIQTLPKQNRVVVEGLNIAKKHVKPSQTGTGGIEEFPAPIHVSNVMLVDSKGEATRVGYRFEDGKKVRYSKKSNETIN; from the coding sequence ATGCGTATCAAAAAAGGCGACAAAGTACAATTAATTGCAGGTAAAGATAAAGGTAAACAAGGTACAGTAATCCAAACTTTACCAAAGCAAAATCGAGTTGTAGTTGAAGGCTTAAATATTGCTAAAAAACATGTAAAACCATCACAAACTGGTACAGGTGGAATTGAAGAATTCCCAGCACCAATTCACGTATCAAATGTTATGCTAGTAGATTCAAAAGGTGAAGCTACTCGTGTAGGATACCGCTTCGAAGATGGTAAAAAAGTTCGTTATTCTAAAAAATCAAACGAAACAATTAACTAA
- the rplE gene encoding 50S ribosomal protein L5 → MVNRLKAKFTEEVTPKLVEQFGYTSVMQVPKVEKIVVNMGVGDAVSNAKNLEKAVDELTLLTGQKPLITKAKKSIAGFRLREGMPIGAKVTLRGERMYDFLDKLITVSLPRVRDFQGVSNKAFDGRGNYTLGVKEQLIFPEVNYDRVDKVRGMDIVIVTTARTDEESHALLKELGMPFKK, encoded by the coding sequence ATGGTAAATCGTTTAAAAGCAAAATTTACTGAGGAAGTAACACCAAAGTTAGTTGAACAATTTGGATACACTTCAGTTATGCAAGTTCCAAAAGTAGAAAAAATCGTTGTTAACATGGGTGTTGGTGATGCTGTTTCTAATGCTAAAAACTTAGAAAAAGCAGTTGATGAATTAACTCTGTTAACAGGTCAAAAACCACTTATTACTAAAGCGAAAAAATCAATTGCTGGTTTCCGTTTACGTGAAGGTATGCCAATTGGTGCTAAAGTAACATTACGTGGTGAAAGAATGTATGACTTCTTAGATAAGTTAATTACTGTTTCATTACCGCGTGTACGTGACTTCCAAGGTGTATCAAACAAAGCGTTTGATGGTCGTGGAAACTACACATTAGGTGTTAAAGAGCAATTAATTTTCCCAGAAGTTAACTATGATCGTGTAGATAAAGTGCGTGGTATGGATATTGTTATCGTAACAACTGCACGTACCGATGAAGAAAGTCATGCTTTATTAAAAG